The Elgaria multicarinata webbii isolate HBS135686 ecotype San Diego chromosome 4, rElgMul1.1.pri, whole genome shotgun sequence genome contains a region encoding:
- the MYCT1 gene encoding myc target protein 1 translates to MEFNCTRSGIAWPHNFWNEIIIAFSVSMVIGLVIGVIIWALLTCLSSRRASAHISQWSTSSSSRRPRASHGGPTNRPGFYRNSSCERRSNLSLASLTFQRQASLDQANSFPRKSSFRASTFHPFLQCPPLPVETESQLITLVPTSTTTTLTGSSPNSLSRPEFHWSNSSLRAGHSTQTPPPAYDSIIKAFPDS, encoded by the exons ATGGAATTCAACTGTACTCGTTCTGGCATTGCATGGCCACACAATTTCTGGA atgaaataataatagcattttcaGTTTCTATGGTCATTGGACTTGTAATTGGAGTCATAATCTGGGCTTTGTTGACCTGCCTGTCTAGCCGCAGAGCTAGCGCACATATTTCCCAGTGGAGCACCTCATCGTCCAGCCGGCGTCCCAGGGCTTCTCATGGAGGTCCTACCAACAGGCCAGGATTTTACCGTAACAGTAGCTGTGAACGCCGCAGCAACCTCAGCTTAGCCAGCCTTACCTTCCAAAGGCAAGCTTCCTTAGACCAGGCCAACTCCTTTCCAAGGAAATCAAGTTTCCGGGCTTCCACATTTCACCCCTTTCTGCAGTGTCCTCCACTTCCTGTAGAAACTGAAAGCCAGCTGATTACTCTGGtacccaccagcaccaccaccacacttACTGGAAGTAGCCCCAACAGCCTATCTCGTCCTGAATTCCACTGGTCCAACAGCAGCCTTCGCGCCGGCCACTCAACGCAAACGCCACCACCTGCCTATGACTCTATCATAAAAGCTTTTCCAGACTCTTGA